One part of the Polycyclovorans algicola TG408 genome encodes these proteins:
- a CDS encoding 1-acyl-sn-glycerol-3-phosphate acyltransferase, whose protein sequence is MNLMALNPVVGAALIMRKQVAKRVAATERFQEQVALLAGQIKRTPAEVMTEAMVGLEEIVTVQSPAFAAAFDYGLGPLHTRAWTVDADETALAQLKRLNEHSALVYLPTHRSYADAFILSRLLRDHGMKRNHILGGNNLGFWPLGTIIRRSGGILIRRSFQKDEVYKLVVREYLAWLASQKLNLEWYMEGGRSRTGKLRPPKYGLLSYLVSAIQSGGADDMMLVPVSTTYDQMHEVGVMAAEEAGAPKAKENLVWLAGYARTQQKRIGTAYVRFGEPLSLREALERADHEGGGKWTVAKIAFEVFQRINECTPVTAPALVTFALLGVHERALTRTEVFEQVQPLLDYADARKLPGSGLAALREPEGVEETLHALVRAGVVSGYEGGTATVYKIEPGQHSVAAFYRNSAIHWFVNRAILELALLDATRDEITGPLERAWAAAFALRDLLKFEFFFNDKATFRDEQKAESRLIDPKFRQRAAGAKDRREILLNVPVLIAHRVLAPFLEAYFIVADRLAAQPVDAKIDKKALTEECVRVGRQYVLQQRLSNPECVSREVFSNALLLAANRDLLTPGAADLAQRRQAFADELAAAVKGIADIEELDRMRRGAKAAR, encoded by the coding sequence ATGAATCTGATGGCGCTGAATCCCGTGGTTGGCGCAGCGTTGATCATGCGCAAGCAAGTGGCGAAGCGGGTGGCGGCCACCGAGCGCTTTCAAGAGCAGGTGGCATTGCTGGCCGGGCAGATCAAGCGGACACCGGCCGAGGTGATGACCGAGGCCATGGTGGGTCTCGAAGAGATCGTCACCGTGCAAAGCCCGGCTTTTGCCGCAGCCTTCGATTACGGCCTGGGGCCGCTGCACACCCGTGCCTGGACAGTCGATGCCGACGAGACTGCGCTGGCGCAGCTGAAGCGGCTTAACGAACACAGCGCCTTGGTCTACCTGCCGACCCATCGCAGTTATGCAGACGCCTTCATCCTGTCGCGGCTGTTGCGCGACCACGGCATGAAACGGAATCACATTCTTGGCGGCAACAACCTCGGCTTCTGGCCGCTGGGCACCATCATTCGTCGTTCGGGCGGCATCCTGATTCGCCGCAGCTTTCAGAAGGACGAGGTGTACAAGCTGGTGGTGCGCGAGTACCTCGCCTGGCTGGCCTCGCAGAAGCTCAATCTCGAGTGGTACATGGAAGGTGGACGCAGCCGTACCGGCAAATTGCGTCCGCCCAAATACGGCTTGTTGAGTTATCTGGTGTCGGCGATTCAGAGCGGCGGCGCCGACGACATGATGCTGGTGCCGGTGTCGACGACCTACGACCAGATGCACGAAGTCGGGGTGATGGCCGCCGAAGAGGCCGGTGCACCCAAGGCCAAGGAAAATCTGGTGTGGCTGGCGGGTTACGCGCGCACCCAGCAAAAGCGCATCGGCACGGCGTATGTGCGCTTTGGCGAGCCCTTGTCGCTGCGCGAAGCGCTGGAACGCGCCGACCACGAGGGCGGCGGTAAATGGACCGTCGCCAAGATTGCCTTTGAAGTCTTCCAGCGCATCAACGAATGCACCCCGGTGACCGCGCCGGCGCTGGTGACCTTCGCGCTGTTGGGGGTGCACGAGCGGGCGCTGACGCGCACCGAGGTGTTCGAGCAGGTGCAACCGCTACTCGATTACGCGGACGCACGCAAGTTGCCCGGCTCGGGCCTGGCGGCACTGCGCGAACCTGAAGGGGTGGAAGAAACCCTGCATGCCCTCGTTCGTGCCGGGGTGGTCAGCGGCTATGAAGGCGGGACGGCTACGGTTTACAAGATTGAGCCCGGGCAGCATTCGGTGGCGGCGTTTTACCGAAACAGCGCGATTCACTGGTTCGTCAATCGCGCGATTCTTGAGCTTGCCTTGCTGGACGCCACGCGCGACGAAATCACCGGGCCTCTTGAGCGCGCCTGGGCCGCGGCGTTCGCCCTGCGCGACCTGCTCAAGTTCGAGTTTTTCTTCAACGACAAGGCGACCTTCCGCGACGAACAGAAGGCGGAGTCACGGCTCATCGACCCCAAATTTCGTCAGCGTGCCGCCGGCGCCAAAGACCGTCGCGAGATTCTGCTCAATGTGCCGGTGCTCATCGCGCATCGTGTGCTCGCGCCGTTTCTCGAGGCGTACTTCATCGTCGCCGATCGCCTGGCCGCCCAGCCCGTCGACGCCAAGATCGACAAGAAGGCGCTCACCGAAGAGTGCGTCCGCGTGGGTCGCCAGTACGTGCTGCAACAGCGGTTGAGCAACCCCGAGTGCGTGTCGCGTGAAGTGTTTTCCAACGCATTGCTGTTGGCCGCCAACCGTGACCTGCTGACCCCGGGCGCAGCGGATCTCGCGCAGCGACGACAGGCCTTCGCCGACGAACTGGCCGCTGCCGTGAAAGGCATCGCCGACATTGAAGAACTTGACCGTATGCGCCGCGGCGCCAAGGCAGCCCGATGA
- a CDS encoding HAD-IB family hydrolase, translating into MKPIDEAIQRVLDGPRGPKTGAFFDFDGTLIDGYSAAAFYMDRIKRRDMTRAELIDVLKLSRKKEITDEEFTVIIGQGIVDWAGMTEQDMRDLWGRLWQERIAPTLFPEGWRLVQAHRRMGHTVAIASSATRYQIEPLAAEYGIEHILATPVKIRNGKLSGGLDGPPAWGDGKAAAVKAFCKAHKIPLGKTYGYANGDEDIAFLRTVKHATAVQPKLLLETTANEAGWPVLRFDARKRGSATAMARTVGAYGAMGLSFLAGLGYYRATGESRKSVDLITQMAADSAFTVLGVKVDVVGEEHLWEHRPCVFALNHQSKFDMFAMMYLVRRGFTGVAKAEARNVPGFGRFMEMAEVAFLDRANSTKAVDALKPAVDRLKRGLSVCIAPEGTRSWTPKIGKFKKGPFHLAMQAGVPIVPVVFRNSGEIMGRNDQTMRAGTLQVAVLSPVDVSTWKVDEMDVRIEEVRQRYIDTLENWPTKETK; encoded by the coding sequence ATGAAACCGATAGATGAGGCAATCCAACGCGTACTCGACGGCCCGCGCGGCCCGAAGACAGGCGCCTTTTTCGACTTTGACGGCACGCTGATCGACGGTTACTCGGCCGCCGCGTTTTACATGGACCGCATCAAGCGTCGCGACATGACGCGCGCCGAGTTGATCGACGTGCTCAAGCTCAGTCGCAAGAAGGAAATCACCGACGAAGAGTTCACCGTGATTATCGGTCAGGGCATCGTCGACTGGGCCGGTATGACCGAGCAGGACATGCGCGACCTCTGGGGCCGTCTTTGGCAGGAGCGCATCGCACCCACGCTGTTCCCCGAAGGCTGGCGACTGGTGCAGGCGCACAGGCGCATGGGTCATACGGTGGCCATTGCCTCGTCGGCGACGCGCTACCAGATCGAGCCGCTCGCGGCCGAGTACGGCATCGAACACATCCTGGCCACGCCGGTGAAGATTCGCAACGGCAAGCTCAGCGGCGGGCTTGACGGCCCACCAGCGTGGGGTGACGGCAAGGCGGCAGCGGTCAAGGCGTTCTGCAAGGCCCACAAAATTCCGCTGGGCAAGACCTACGGCTACGCCAACGGCGATGAAGACATCGCCTTCCTGCGCACGGTGAAACATGCAACAGCAGTGCAACCCAAATTGTTGTTGGAAACCACCGCCAATGAAGCAGGCTGGCCGGTGTTGCGCTTTGACGCGCGCAAGCGCGGCTCGGCCACGGCGATGGCGCGCACGGTCGGCGCGTATGGCGCCATGGGCCTAAGCTTTCTGGCGGGACTGGGCTATTACCGGGCCACCGGTGAGAGCCGCAAATCGGTCGATCTGATCACGCAAATGGCGGCCGACTCCGCCTTTACCGTGCTCGGCGTCAAGGTCGACGTGGTCGGCGAAGAGCACCTCTGGGAACACCGCCCCTGCGTGTTCGCGCTGAATCATCAAAGCAAGTTCGACATGTTCGCGATGATGTATCTGGTGCGCCGCGGCTTCACCGGCGTCGCCAAGGCCGAGGCGCGCAACGTGCCGGGGTTCGGCCGCTTCATGGAGATGGCCGAGGTGGCCTTCCTCGACCGAGCCAACAGCACCAAGGCGGTCGACGCGCTCAAGCCGGCGGTGGATCGCCTCAAGCGTGGTCTGTCGGTGTGCATCGCGCCCGAGGGCACGCGCTCGTGGACGCCGAAAATTGGCAAATTCAAGAAAGGGCCCTTCCATCTCGCCATGCAGGCGGGTGTGCCCATCGTGCCGGTGGTGTTCCGCAACAGCGGCGAGATCATGGGCCGCAACGACCAGACCATGCGCGCCGGCACGTTGCAGGTGGCGGTCTTGTCACCGGTCGATGTATCAACCTGGAAAGTTGACGAGATGGACGTCCGCATTGAGGAGGTGCGGCAGCGTTACATCGACACGCTGGAGAACTGGCCGACCAAGGAGACCAAATAA
- a CDS encoding NAD(P)H-dependent glycerol-3-phosphate dehydrogenase: MSRRMNVTVLGAGSWGTTVASIASRNADTIIWARRAETADEINREQRNSQYLKDLTLHRHLRATADLEEALRDCDVLVMGVPSHSFRDTLQKVAPLVRPWVPVISLAKGLEQGTQRRMTEIIHEELPGHPAGLLAGPNIAKEVLQGMAAAAVMAMPDEKIACALQPLFSTAVFRVYTNTDVIGSELGGPLKNVIAISAGMAQGLGVGENTRAMVITRGLLEISRLGVAMGGRAETFSGLTGLGDLLTTCMSPLSRNRQVGEQFAAGKTTAEIVASMNMVAEGIKTSSVVMELAERHGVEMPIAHEVAAVVRGEYGALQAFRGLRKLTPGAEQESG, encoded by the coding sequence ATGAGCCGACGAATGAATGTGACGGTGCTGGGCGCCGGGTCGTGGGGCACCACGGTGGCGTCCATCGCCTCGCGCAATGCCGACACCATCATCTGGGCGCGCCGCGCCGAAACCGCCGACGAGATCAACCGCGAGCAGCGCAACAGTCAGTACCTGAAGGACCTGACACTGCATCGCCATCTGCGCGCCACGGCCGACCTCGAAGAGGCGCTGCGCGACTGCGACGTGCTGGTGATGGGTGTGCCCTCGCACAGCTTCCGCGACACCTTGCAAAAAGTGGCACCGCTGGTGCGGCCCTGGGTGCCGGTGATCAGCCTCGCCAAAGGGCTGGAGCAAGGCACGCAGCGGCGCATGACCGAGATCATTCACGAAGAGCTGCCCGGCCACCCCGCCGGTCTGCTGGCCGGCCCCAACATTGCCAAGGAAGTGCTGCAGGGCATGGCCGCCGCGGCCGTCATGGCGATGCCGGACGAGAAGATCGCCTGCGCCTTGCAGCCCTTGTTCAGCACCGCGGTGTTTCGCGTCTACACCAACACGGATGTCATCGGTTCCGAACTTGGCGGGCCGCTGAAGAATGTCATCGCCATCTCCGCCGGCATGGCCCAGGGTCTCGGCGTGGGAGAGAACACCCGCGCCATGGTGATCACCCGCGGCCTGCTTGAGATCTCCCGTCTCGGCGTGGCCATGGGGGGCCGTGCCGAAACCTTCTCCGGCCTCACCGGGCTGGGTGACTTGCTGACCACCTGCATGAGTCCGTTGTCGCGCAATCGTCAGGTCGGCGAACAATTTGCCGCTGGCAAGACCACTGCCGAAATCGTCGCGTCGATGAACATGGTCGCCGAGGGCATCAAGACCAGCAGCGTGGTGATGGAGCTGGCCGAGCGCCACGGCGTCGAGATGCCCATCGCCCATGAAGTGGCCGCAGTGGTGCGCGGCGAATATGGCGCGTTGCAGGCATTTCGTGGGCTGCGCAAGTTGACGCCCGGTGCCGAGCAGGAGTCTGGTTAG
- a CDS encoding wax ester/triacylglycerol synthase domain-containing protein, with protein MSKKAVQPSQDDLDLLAELQDWGGPAEMSAFEAVMWRAEVDPRLRSTTTSVLFLDRAPDWERLVAGHKWVTHAVPRFRQRVVDPAFGVGNPVWVEDPDFNLGYHLRRVRLPEPGSDRQFFDLAQNLAMTPFDKARSPWEATLVEGLEGGRAGYVLKLHHATSDGLGIIQLLSRVLGKRRETANRPLPDKARTRRTAPTATEVASRQFRNSLFALPSEAAGTLSTLTRSLNRWVRDPEALQKGRDYLSSAMRVLGNKPVPGSGLFKRRSLSWRFDGIELPLTDLKAAAKAAHGSLNDVFLAGLIGGFSRYHREMGVSLKAMPVGFPISLRTENDPMGGNKFAGSQYAAPLDIEDPIERVRHIQRFVRDTRAEAALDIMIRMMPVVTRLPLAAITAMTADFTKAQDAQISNVPGIAHPVYMAGAEVTHFWPFAPVPGCGMMIVLMSHNGRCCIAINSDQAAVTEPDLLIECLRAGLDEIVALGATSTPSKK; from the coding sequence ATGAGCAAAAAAGCCGTACAACCCTCGCAGGACGACCTGGACCTGTTGGCCGAACTGCAGGACTGGGGCGGCCCCGCCGAAATGAGTGCCTTCGAGGCGGTGATGTGGCGTGCCGAGGTGGACCCGCGGCTGCGCTCCACCACCACCTCGGTCCTGTTTCTCGACCGTGCACCCGATTGGGAGCGTTTGGTGGCCGGGCACAAATGGGTCACCCATGCCGTGCCGCGCTTCCGTCAGCGCGTTGTGGACCCGGCATTTGGGGTGGGCAATCCGGTGTGGGTCGAAGACCCGGATTTCAATCTGGGCTATCACCTGCGACGTGTTCGGCTGCCCGAACCTGGATCGGACCGCCAATTTTTTGACCTTGCCCAGAATTTGGCGATGACCCCTTTCGACAAGGCGCGTTCGCCCTGGGAAGCCACACTGGTCGAGGGGCTTGAAGGCGGCCGAGCGGGGTATGTGCTCAAGCTGCACCACGCGACGTCCGATGGCCTGGGCATCATCCAGTTGCTGTCGCGGGTGCTCGGCAAGCGGCGTGAAACCGCGAATCGGCCGCTGCCCGACAAGGCCCGGACTCGCCGCACTGCGCCCACGGCCACCGAGGTGGCGAGCCGCCAGTTCCGCAACAGTCTCTTTGCGCTGCCGTCCGAGGCGGCGGGCACCTTGTCGACCTTGACCCGTTCGCTGAACCGTTGGGTGCGTGACCCCGAAGCGCTACAGAAAGGGCGTGACTACCTGTCGTCAGCCATGCGCGTGCTTGGCAACAAGCCGGTGCCCGGCTCGGGCCTGTTCAAGCGGCGCAGTCTGTCGTGGCGGTTTGACGGCATCGAGCTGCCCTTGACTGACTTGAAGGCGGCCGCCAAGGCCGCGCATGGCTCACTCAACGACGTCTTCCTCGCCGGATTGATTGGCGGCTTCAGTCGCTATCACCGTGAGATGGGCGTGTCGCTGAAGGCGATGCCCGTGGGGTTTCCGATCTCACTGCGAACCGAGAACGACCCCATGGGCGGCAACAAATTTGCCGGCAGCCAGTACGCCGCACCCTTGGACATCGAGGACCCCATCGAGCGGGTGCGCCACATTCAGCGCTTCGTGCGCGACACCCGCGCCGAGGCCGCACTGGACATCATGATTCGCATGATGCCGGTGGTGACCCGTCTGCCTTTGGCGGCCATCACCGCCATGACCGCCGACTTCACCAAAGCGCAGGACGCACAAATCAGCAACGTTCCCGGCATTGCCCATCCGGTTTACATGGCGGGGGCCGAAGTAACCCATTTCTGGCCGTTCGCGCCGGTGCCCGGCTGCGGCATGATGATCGTGCTGATGTCGCACAACGGTCGCTGCTGCATCGCGATCAACAGTGATCAGGCGGCGGTCACCGAGCCGGATTTGCTGATCGAATGCCTGCGCGCCGGGCTTGACGAAATCGTGGCGCTGGGCGCCACGTCCACCCCATCAAAGAAATGA
- a CDS encoding alpha/beta hydrolase: protein MKHSEGRFQGKKKVEIYWQSWQPAKAKCKAVVVLVHGLGEHSSRYAHVAEALVDAGSAVYAMDHRGHGKSGGPRVLVDRFANAVEDIDYVVELARREQPRKPVFLLGHSMGGALSLSYAIKNPGKLFALMLSGPAVALDGAPPLMKPIAKFLAVFAPKLGMFAVEPSLVSRDPEMVAAYASDPLNAHGKVPARTLGEIINFVETLPAFLPSLHLPLLIQHGQDDKLAGVSGSEMVMSRVSSKDKTLKVYPALYHEIFNELPADRAAVLKDTTDWISAQLSR from the coding sequence ATGAAACATAGCGAAGGCCGTTTTCAGGGCAAGAAGAAAGTCGAGATCTATTGGCAGAGCTGGCAGCCGGCCAAGGCCAAGTGCAAGGCTGTGGTGGTGCTGGTACACGGGTTGGGGGAGCACAGCAGCCGCTATGCCCATGTGGCCGAGGCCCTGGTCGATGCCGGCAGCGCCGTCTATGCCATGGACCATCGGGGTCACGGCAAATCGGGCGGTCCGCGGGTGCTGGTTGACCGGTTTGCGAACGCCGTTGAAGACATCGACTACGTCGTCGAGCTCGCGCGCCGCGAACAGCCACGCAAGCCGGTGTTTCTGCTGGGCCACAGCATGGGCGGCGCCCTGTCGCTGAGCTATGCCATCAAGAACCCCGGCAAGCTTTTCGCCCTGATGCTGTCGGGTCCGGCGGTGGCGCTCGACGGCGCGCCGCCGTTGATGAAGCCCATTGCCAAGTTTCTGGCCGTCTTTGCGCCCAAGCTGGGCATGTTTGCCGTTGAACCCAGCCTCGTGTCGCGCGATCCCGAGATGGTCGCGGCCTATGCCAGCGACCCGCTCAATGCCCACGGCAAGGTGCCGGCGCGGACGCTGGGCGAGATCATCAATTTTGTCGAAACCCTGCCGGCGTTTCTGCCCAGCCTGCACTTGCCATTGCTGATTCAGCATGGTCAGGACGATAAGTTGGCCGGTGTCAGCGGCAGCGAAATGGTGATGAGCCGGGTGTCGTCAAAAGACAAGACCTTGAAGGTTTACCCCGCGCTGTACCACGAAATTTTCAATGAGCTCCCGGCTGACCGCGCGGCTGTTCTCAAGGACACGACCGACTGGATTAGCGCGCAACTCTCGCGCTAA
- a CDS encoding DUF7064 domain-containing protein produces the protein MSRPIPTIDPVNDGRHKLRNLPLERESIPYVISMPEHGIATFVYTWVTKDNLAGAAFLAYGPGIGDEPLMEKVDGIEMGADKNFDDWQVGPLHLKQDLQLKTSHLVARGERVKLDAHFTAAHPAYAYSSHADGCPDWAATDRIEQAGTIKGAMEIDGKTYAIDTTCARDHSWGTRNWDVPQHWKWLHAQAGPETCVHFWKIEARGRTALRGYVLRDGLMAEVSDVDIDWENDDQFRHKTIDARVHDTAGRTTRVVGQYFAHFPMPPVPTCTLMEGAMKCEIDGKAGVGWSEFMWPTAYLEFLRAERKGG, from the coding sequence ATGAGCCGCCCCATCCCCACCATCGACCCCGTGAATGACGGTCGCCACAAGCTGCGTAACCTGCCGCTGGAGCGCGAGTCCATCCCCTATGTGATCTCGATGCCCGAGCACGGCATCGCCACCTTCGTCTACACCTGGGTGACCAAGGACAACCTCGCCGGTGCGGCCTTCCTCGCCTACGGCCCCGGCATCGGCGACGAGCCGCTGATGGAGAAGGTCGACGGCATTGAGATGGGCGCCGACAAGAACTTTGACGACTGGCAGGTCGGCCCGCTGCACCTGAAGCAGGACCTGCAGCTCAAGACCTCTCACTTGGTTGCGCGCGGCGAGCGCGTCAAGCTTGATGCGCACTTCACCGCCGCGCATCCGGCCTACGCCTACAGCTCACACGCCGATGGCTGCCCCGACTGGGCTGCCACCGACCGCATCGAACAGGCCGGCACCATCAAGGGCGCCATGGAGATCGACGGCAAGACCTACGCCATCGACACCACCTGCGCCCGCGACCACAGCTGGGGCACGCGCAACTGGGACGTGCCACAGCACTGGAAGTGGCTACACGCGCAAGCCGGCCCCGAGACCTGCGTGCACTTCTGGAAAATCGAAGCCCGTGGCCGCACCGCACTGCGCGGGTACGTGCTCCGCGACGGCTTGATGGCCGAGGTCAGCGACGTGGACATCGATTGGGAAAATGACGACCAGTTCCGTCACAAAACCATCGATGCCCGGGTGCACGACACCGCCGGCCGCACCACCCGCGTGGTCGGCCAGTACTTCGCGCACTTCCCGATGCCACCGGTGCCGACCTGCACGCTGATGGAGGGCGCCATGAAGTGCGAGATTGATGGCAAGGCCGGGGTCGGATGGAGCGAATTCATGTGGCCGACGGCGTATCTAGAGTTTCTGCGTGCCGAGCGAAAGGGTGGCTGA
- a CDS encoding SDR family oxidoreductase, translated as MTYQSVYRPGLFDGQVVLITGAGSGLGRCTAHELASLGATVAIAGRGLDKLEAVKAEIVAAGVAADKVSTHTCDIRKEDEVIALVDAVLAQHGRINGLVNNAGGQYRQPLNEISSKGFEAVVRLNLFGGFMVMREVYNRWMEKNGGAIVNMIADIWGGWSHYGHSGAARGGMWTLSETAASEWAHSGVRVNCVAPGGIASSGFDTYEPHVQEDILKYPPTVPARRYGNVSEISAAITYLLSPAAAYITGSCIRVDGGAPNVRCWNPPKPLTEGLAFDASKEFSAFPLDAPPRLLTEGVTKKASR; from the coding sequence ATGACGTATCAATCGGTTTATCGCCCCGGCCTATTTGACGGACAGGTCGTTTTGATCACCGGCGCGGGCAGTGGCCTCGGTCGCTGCACCGCGCACGAGCTGGCCAGTCTGGGTGCAACCGTGGCGATCGCCGGGCGTGGCCTGGACAAGCTCGAGGCGGTGAAGGCCGAGATCGTCGCCGCCGGTGTCGCGGCCGACAAGGTCAGCACCCACACCTGCGACATTCGCAAGGAAGACGAGGTCATCGCACTGGTCGATGCGGTGCTTGCCCAGCATGGCCGCATCAATGGCCTGGTCAACAACGCCGGCGGCCAGTATCGCCAGCCGCTGAATGAAATCAGCTCCAAGGGCTTCGAGGCGGTGGTGCGACTGAACCTGTTCGGCGGTTTCATGGTGATGCGCGAGGTCTACAACCGCTGGATGGAAAAAAACGGCGGTGCCATCGTCAACATGATTGCTGACATCTGGGGCGGCTGGTCGCACTACGGACATTCCGGCGCGGCGCGCGGCGGCATGTGGACCTTGAGCGAAACGGCCGCGTCGGAATGGGCGCACTCGGGCGTGCGGGTCAACTGCGTGGCGCCGGGCGGCATTGCCAGCAGCGGCTTCGACACCTACGAGCCGCACGTGCAGGAAGACATCCTCAAGTATCCGCCCACGGTGCCGGCGCGCCGCTACGGCAACGTGTCCGAGATTTCGGCGGCGATCACCTATCTGTTGTCGCCCGCGGCCGCCTACATCACCGGCTCGTGCATCCGTGTCGATGGCGGCGCGCCCAACGTGCGCTGCTGGAATCCGCCCAAGCCGTTGACCGAAGGCCTGGCGTTCGATGCGTCGAAAGAATTCTCGGCGTTCCCCCTGGATGCGCCGCCGCGGCTGCTGACCGAGGGCGTGACCAAGAAGGCGAGTCGGTAG
- a CDS encoding IS110 family transposase, which yields MESISVYRSALGIDVCAERLDWHRLPERSRGEVANTPDGIQSLVADLRKVGVDIVVIEATGGLQRQVASALVAAGIAVAVINPRQVRDFARASGQLAKTDQIDAQVLALFGLRLQPQPRNLPDAAALELADKLARRSQLVEMSAAEKNRRHRASTAMKRSIDGHLAFLDQAIKTLDQDLDDTLRGSPAWAEKVALLEVVTGVGPQTLRRLLIDLPELGKLDRHGIAKLVGVAPLNRDSGTFRGKRAIWGGRVKVRNTLYMAALSASRFNVPLKAFFERLKAAGKPHKVALVAVARKLLTILNAMLRDTSAWNPKLVEKRA from the coding sequence ATGGAAAGTATCAGCGTGTATCGCAGTGCCTTGGGAATCGACGTCTGTGCCGAGCGTCTGGATTGGCATCGACTGCCAGAGCGGAGTCGCGGCGAGGTTGCCAACACGCCAGACGGCATCCAGTCGCTGGTCGCCGATCTGCGAAAGGTCGGCGTGGACATCGTGGTGATCGAAGCCACCGGCGGTCTGCAACGCCAGGTAGCGAGCGCCCTGGTCGCCGCCGGGATCGCCGTAGCCGTTATCAATCCGCGTCAGGTTCGAGACTTCGCCCGCGCGTCGGGGCAACTGGCCAAGACCGATCAGATCGACGCCCAGGTGCTGGCGCTGTTCGGTCTGCGCCTCCAGCCCCAGCCGCGCAACTTGCCCGATGCAGCGGCCCTGGAACTCGCCGATAAGCTCGCCCGGCGCAGTCAGTTGGTTGAAATGAGCGCCGCCGAAAAGAATCGTCGGCATCGCGCCAGCACGGCGATGAAACGCTCCATCGACGGGCATCTGGCCTTTCTGGACCAAGCGATCAAAACCCTCGACCAAGACCTCGACGACACCCTGCGCGGCTCGCCCGCCTGGGCCGAGAAAGTGGCCTTGCTCGAAGTCGTCACCGGCGTCGGGCCACAGACCCTACGACGGCTGCTGATCGATCTGCCAGAACTGGGGAAGCTGGATCGTCACGGCATCGCCAAACTCGTGGGGGTGGCGCCGCTCAACCGCGACTCCGGCACGTTCCGCGGCAAGCGCGCGATCTGGGGCGGGCGCGTCAAGGTGCGCAACACGCTGTACATGGCGGCGCTGTCGGCCAGTCGCTTCAATGTCCCGCTCAAAGCCTTCTTCGAGCGTCTCAAAGCCGCCGGTAAACCGCACAAAGTCGCCCTCGTCGCCGTCGCACGAAAACTCCTCACCATCCTCAACGCCATGCTCCGCGACACCTCCGCATGGAACCCTAAACTCGTCGAGAAAAGAGCTTGA
- a CDS encoding GntR family transcriptional regulator, with the protein MGVPDKPPRSRVSGWNRSIVRGVRPNDLAGKAGEVAAELEERLVRGTYRFGEALSIYTLAEQFGASRQPVASAVLYLRSVGYLEIIPQVGCRVVAPTPQEVQDFFVMFSRTEGVIARFAAERHEPDEAAALIELAEELASNPFRSPDDRRAMGDGISIFHDRISAISRSRLLVERISNLRRIFRFYLNQSRVRPDPVNGPPTRINALRLTLAQTIAAREADAAECATEDYILGAISDWARVV; encoded by the coding sequence ATGGGCGTTCCCGACAAGCCGCCACGGTCGCGGGTTTCCGGATGGAACCGCAGCATCGTGCGCGGCGTGCGGCCCAACGATCTTGCCGGCAAAGCCGGCGAGGTCGCGGCCGAACTGGAAGAACGCCTGGTGCGCGGGACCTACCGCTTCGGTGAGGCGCTGTCGATCTACACCCTCGCCGAGCAGTTCGGCGCCAGCCGCCAACCGGTGGCCTCCGCCGTGCTCTACCTGCGCAGCGTCGGCTATCTGGAAATCATTCCGCAGGTGGGTTGCCGCGTGGTCGCGCCCACCCCGCAGGAAGTGCAGGACTTCTTCGTCATGTTCTCGCGCACCGAGGGCGTGATCGCGCGCTTTGCCGCCGAGCGCCACGAACCCGACGAGGCCGCCGCGCTGATCGAACTGGCCGAGGAACTCGCTTCAAACCCCTTCAGGTCGCCCGATGACCGCCGTGCCATGGGCGACGGCATCTCCATCTTCCACGACCGCATCAGCGCCATCTCGCGCTCACGTCTGCTGGTGGAGCGCATCAGCAACCTGCGGCGCATCTTCCGCTTCTATCTCAACCAGAGCCGCGTCCGCCCGGACCCGGTGAATGGCCCGCCAACGCGAATAAACGCGCTGCGTCTTACCCTCGCGCAGACCATCGCCGCACGCGAAGCCGACGCCGCCGAATGCGCCACCGAGGACTATATTCTCGGCGCGATCAGCGATTGGGCCCGGGTGGTGTAG